A genomic segment from Desulfurobacterium pacificum encodes:
- a CDS encoding NAD-binding protein has translation MKLIIVGAGEVGRELIKRLQKEWSITVIDEDPEKLKKIINLLDSESLNRTVLLQGDGTSKLMLEKAGIKEANAFVACTGDDEVNLVACRIAKEFDVPSIFAVSNSTEKDELYEKEGIDYVDKAVATASLLERQIESGIVSPSNIGLGKGEIIEVTVMPTSIIAGYPVGKFSSRRWKIVAIFRGDKLILPKPKTIVKPGDKVLIVGEPKILKYIAGLIRSGEPQFPLQFGVEEVVFLTEERTEVLKDALFLLEKTRLQKVSIYTCFKPSTTLTESFKFEGKIIKTIKELKNCEKEFLENLKEENFGLIVLEDKYKELPLFFGIKTLPIIVADQTLSPVMIARGTTPVEKILVPVSGSFSSFRALEAGIEMALMWKCELTALYVSVSENNSKIQGLKERIAKFSNMYKVPIEFKVRIGNPVSEFAKESKNVNLAVIGARKGRKTNWFNPYPPYHMLHRAKCSSILITVGE, from the coding sequence ATGAAACTGATAATCGTTGGCGCAGGTGAAGTAGGAAGAGAACTAATAAAAAGATTGCAAAAAGAATGGTCCATAACAGTAATAGATGAAGACCCAGAGAAACTCAAAAAGATAATTAACCTTTTAGACTCAGAATCCTTAAACCGAACCGTCTTACTTCAGGGAGACGGAACGAGCAAGCTTATGCTTGAAAAAGCTGGAATTAAAGAAGCTAACGCCTTTGTTGCCTGCACAGGAGACGATGAAGTTAACTTAGTCGCTTGCAGAATCGCAAAAGAATTTGACGTTCCTTCCATTTTTGCCGTCTCAAACAGCACAGAAAAAGATGAACTTTACGAAAAAGAAGGTATAGACTACGTAGACAAAGCCGTCGCCACGGCATCACTATTAGAAAGACAAATAGAATCAGGAATAGTTTCGCCGTCCAATATAGGTTTAGGGAAAGGGGAAATTATTGAAGTAACGGTAATGCCAACCTCTATCATTGCCGGGTACCCGGTAGGAAAGTTCTCTTCCCGAAGGTGGAAAATAGTAGCAATCTTTAGAGGAGATAAACTCATACTTCCAAAGCCTAAAACGATAGTTAAACCGGGCGATAAAGTCCTTATAGTAGGAGAACCAAAAATTTTAAAATACATAGCAGGATTAATCCGCTCTGGAGAACCTCAATTTCCACTGCAGTTTGGAGTTGAAGAAGTAGTCTTTCTAACAGAAGAAAGGACAGAAGTTTTAAAGGACGCGCTTTTCCTCCTTGAGAAAACAAGACTTCAAAAAGTTTCCATTTATACCTGCTTTAAACCTTCAACAACATTAACAGAAAGCTTTAAGTTTGAAGGAAAAATAATAAAGACCATAAAAGAGCTCAAGAACTGCGAGAAGGAGTTCTTAGAAAACCTGAAAGAAGAAAACTTCGGACTCATAGTTTTAGAAGACAAGTACAAGGAATTACCTCTATTCTTTGGAATTAAAACTCTACCTATAATAGTCGCAGACCAAACACTATCTCCAGTAATGATAGCCCGAGGCACTACACCCGTTGAAAAGATACTGGTTCCTGTATCCGGCTCATTTAGCAGTTTTAGAGCACTTGAAGCTGGAATAGAAATGGCTCTCATGTGGAAATGCGAACTTACAGCACTTTACGTTTCAGTATCTGAAAACAACTCAAAAATTCAAGGACTAAAAGAAAGAATAGCCAAATTCTCAAACATGTATAAAGTCCCCATAGAATTTAAGGTAAGAATAGGAAATCCTGTATCGGAATTCGCAAAAGAAAGCAAAAACGTCAACCTTGCCGTAATAGGAGCAAGAAAAGGAAGAAAAACTAATTGGTTTAATCCATATCCCCCTTACCATATGCTACATAGGGCAAAATGCTCATCAATCCTTATTACTGTAGGTGAATGA
- a CDS encoding ABC transporter ATP-binding protein — MEPILIVNDVRLTIDNKPILKGVNLIVEKGEIHSILGPNGAGKSTLASLIMGINGLKSPTEGEIIFKDTLINGKEIFERARLGLTLAWQEPARFEGITVEEYLKISGRNNPDLDVEECLELVGLDKSYLFRYVDDTLSGGERKRVELASVLAMKPDLAILDEPDSGIDFASMEDIAKMIRTMKERGTTVLMITHREEIAEISDRATLMCDGKVVQTGDPKAVGEKFKTMCVKCEVKNPQLVGGDE, encoded by the coding sequence GTGGAGCCTATTCTTATTGTAAACGATGTAAGGTTGACTATAGATAATAAACCTATTTTAAAGGGCGTTAATTTAATCGTTGAGAAAGGTGAGATTCATTCAATTTTAGGACCCAACGGTGCAGGAAAATCCACCCTCGCCTCCCTCATCATGGGCATCAACGGTTTAAAGTCACCCACCGAAGGGGAAATCATCTTTAAAGATACTCTAATTAACGGCAAAGAGATTTTTGAAAGAGCGAGGTTGGGTCTCACTTTAGCCTGGCAGGAACCTGCCCGCTTTGAAGGTATAACCGTTGAGGAATACCTGAAGATTTCCGGCAGAAACAATCCAGACCTTGACGTAGAAGAATGCCTTGAGCTTGTTGGTTTAGACAAAAGCTACCTTTTCCGCTACGTTGACGATACCCTCTCTGGCGGCGAAAGGAAAAGGGTTGAGCTTGCTTCCGTTCTGGCAATGAAGCCAGACCTTGCCATTTTAGACGAACCTGACTCCGGTATTGACTTTGCCTCTATGGAAGACATAGCGAAAATGATTAGAACGATGAAAGAGCGCGGCACTACCGTTTTAATGATAACCCATAGAGAAGAAATCGCTGAGATTTCCGACAGGGCAACGTTGATGTGTGACGGTAAAGTAGTTCAAACGGGGGACCCCAAAGCCGTAGGTGAAAAGTTTAAAACGATGTGCGTCAAGTGTGAGGTTAAGAACCCGCAGTTAGTTGGAGGCGACGAATAA
- a CDS encoding cation:proton antiporter, protein MNESLSAIILISLGILFVPFLSKLLRIPVAVGEILYGIVIGKSTLHLVHPGQWLDFLSSFGFLLLMFVAGLEVKLKEIHALPTRSKIIYLLLPLTIFILSFGAGKSLHFPTIISIAIGVVSVGIVVSVLREKNLLSTKFGKTLFTAGIVGEVTSIFVLTFYSLYSEFHFGIEFWIGLMKLAVYLAVARLVLVFLKSFVWWFPNRFKFFFEKNPSEIGVRISLAVMFMLSVAASIIHIEPIIGAFIAGMIFSTVFEDTESIEEKLSGISFGFLIPIFFIYVGLNFQMPHFSAETLKLLITITVLSMAIKVVSSFILTFEGLKLKETIAPGLLLSAPLTLVVVTAELGKELKLISEETEGILILFAILTGIVAPVLFNLLIKEKEIESSNS, encoded by the coding sequence ATGAACGAGTCTTTAAGCGCAATAATACTTATATCGTTGGGCATATTGTTCGTTCCCTTTTTAAGTAAGCTACTGCGAATCCCCGTTGCCGTCGGTGAAATTCTTTACGGTATCGTTATAGGAAAATCCACCCTCCACCTCGTCCACCCTGGCCAATGGCTTGACTTCCTGTCTTCTTTCGGCTTCCTTCTACTCATGTTCGTTGCCGGCCTTGAAGTAAAGTTAAAAGAAATCCACGCCCTACCAACCCGCTCCAAAATCATCTATTTACTTTTACCGCTAACTATCTTTATACTCTCTTTCGGCGCAGGAAAGTCCCTCCACTTCCCCACAATAATCTCAATAGCAATAGGAGTAGTATCGGTCGGCATCGTCGTATCCGTCCTGCGAGAAAAAAACCTGCTCTCAACAAAATTCGGCAAAACGCTCTTCACAGCAGGCATAGTAGGAGAAGTAACCAGTATCTTCGTCCTTACCTTTTACTCTTTATACAGCGAATTCCACTTCGGAATAGAATTCTGGATAGGCTTAATGAAGTTGGCAGTTTATTTAGCGGTGGCAAGGCTCGTCCTTGTTTTCCTAAAAAGCTTCGTCTGGTGGTTCCCCAACAGGTTTAAATTCTTCTTTGAGAAAAACCCTTCAGAAATAGGCGTCAGAATCAGTTTAGCCGTAATGTTTATGCTTTCCGTCGCAGCATCAATAATACACATAGAACCGATAATCGGAGCGTTTATAGCCGGCATGATATTCTCAACCGTTTTTGAAGACACAGAAAGTATAGAAGAAAAGCTCTCCGGCATAAGCTTTGGTTTTCTCATTCCCATCTTCTTCATCTACGTAGGACTCAACTTCCAGATGCCTCACTTTTCAGCAGAAACGCTCAAGCTACTTATAACGATAACTGTTCTCTCAATGGCTATCAAAGTAGTCTCATCGTTTATCCTTACATTTGAAGGTTTAAAACTTAAAGAAACAATCGCCCCTGGACTGCTCTTATCAGCACCTCTAACCCTTGTAGTTGTTACTGCCGAATTAGGAAAAGAGCTTAAATTAATTAGTGAAGAAACCGAAGGAATTCTCATACTGTTTGCCATACTAACCGGCATAGTTGCGCCTGTTCTATTCAATCTGCTCATCAAGGAGAAAGAAATTGAAAGTAGCAATAGTTGA
- a CDS encoding aconitate hydratase, translating to MGLNIVQKIIKTHLVEGDMTPGKPIAIRIDQTLTQDATGTMAYLHFEAMGLPKVQTELSVSYVDHNTLQAGGPENANDHLFLQTAAAKFGVYFSKAGNGICHQVHLERFAIPGKTLLGSDSHTPTAGGIGSLAIGAGGMDVALAMAGEPFYLTMPKVVRVNLYGRLKPFVSAKDIILELLRRLSVKGGVGKVFEYGGEGVKYLTVPERATITNMGAELGATTSVFPSDEQTYLFMKAQGRESQWRPLQADPDAVYDEVIDIDLSELEPLIACPHMPDKVVKVKEVEGKKVHQVAIGSCTNSSYRDLKTVGEMFKQTGERVHPMVSAAISPGSKQVLRMMDKEGYYDVFLRAGFRILECACGPCIGMGFAPPSGGVSVRTFNRNFYGRSGTKDAEVYLASPETAAATAMKGVITDPRDLGLEEIKVFLPEKFEIDDSMIYAPAADPDEVEIWKGPTINYVGYKEPLGDKLEGEVLLKVGDNITTDHIIPGGAKILPLRSNIPAISEYVYSVVDENFAKRAKEKGGGFIVGGENYGQGSSREHAAIGPMYLGVKAVIAKSFARIHHANLINFGILPLIFVNPEDYDKIDQGDLLEIDLSNFAPGEDNIITVINRTKGISIPTKHGLNERQVNIIKAGGVLAYVKQKFEAKNKSN from the coding sequence ATGGGACTGAACATCGTGCAGAAAATTATTAAGACTCACCTTGTTGAAGGGGATATGACCCCTGGTAAACCAATAGCTATAAGAATTGACCAGACGCTTACACAGGACGCTACTGGAACTATGGCTTACCTTCATTTTGAAGCAATGGGGCTTCCAAAAGTTCAAACAGAACTTTCCGTTTCTTACGTTGACCACAACACGTTACAAGCTGGTGGTCCAGAAAACGCAAACGACCACCTTTTCCTTCAAACTGCTGCGGCAAAGTTTGGCGTTTACTTCTCTAAAGCCGGAAACGGTATCTGTCACCAAGTTCACCTTGAAAGATTTGCAATTCCAGGAAAAACTCTTTTGGGTTCAGACTCTCACACGCCAACTGCCGGTGGAATTGGTAGCTTAGCAATAGGTGCTGGCGGAATGGACGTTGCTCTTGCAATGGCAGGAGAGCCTTTCTACCTTACGATGCCAAAAGTTGTAAGAGTTAACCTTTACGGTAGATTGAAGCCTTTTGTTTCTGCAAAAGATATTATCCTTGAACTTTTAAGAAGACTTTCTGTTAAAGGTGGTGTTGGAAAAGTATTTGAATACGGCGGAGAAGGTGTTAAGTATTTAACTGTTCCAGAAAGGGCTACCATTACTAATATGGGTGCTGAGCTTGGAGCTACAACATCTGTATTCCCAAGCGATGAGCAAACCTACCTCTTTATGAAGGCGCAAGGTAGAGAATCTCAATGGAGACCTCTCCAGGCTGACCCGGATGCAGTTTACGATGAAGTTATTGATATAGACCTTTCTGAGCTTGAGCCACTTATTGCTTGTCCACATATGCCGGACAAGGTTGTAAAAGTTAAAGAAGTTGAAGGTAAGAAAGTTCACCAGGTTGCTATCGGTTCCTGTACAAACTCCTCTTACAGGGATTTAAAGACTGTTGGAGAGATGTTTAAGCAGACTGGTGAAAGAGTTCACCCAATGGTTTCTGCTGCTATCTCTCCAGGTTCAAAGCAAGTTCTCAGAATGATGGATAAAGAAGGTTACTACGACGTATTCCTTAGGGCAGGCTTTAGAATTTTAGAGTGTGCATGTGGACCTTGTATCGGAATGGGATTTGCACCACCATCCGGCGGCGTTTCCGTTAGAACGTTCAACAGAAACTTCTATGGACGTTCCGGAACAAAGGATGCGGAAGTTTACCTTGCATCTCCTGAAACAGCAGCAGCTACTGCAATGAAAGGTGTAATTACAGACCCAAGAGACCTTGGTCTTGAGGAGATTAAGGTATTCTTACCTGAAAAGTTTGAAATTGACGATTCAATGATTTACGCTCCAGCTGCAGACCCAGATGAGGTTGAAATCTGGAAAGGTCCAACAATCAACTACGTTGGTTATAAAGAACCTCTTGGCGATAAGCTTGAAGGTGAAGTTCTCTTGAAAGTTGGTGACAACATTACAACTGACCACATTATTCCTGGCGGTGCTAAAATCCTCCCACTCCGTTCCAACATTCCAGCAATTTCCGAATACGTTTACTCTGTTGTGGATGAAAACTTTGCTAAGAGAGCTAAAGAGAAAGGCGGTGGATTCATCGTTGGCGGTGAAAACTACGGACAAGGTTCTTCAAGAGAACACGCTGCTATCGGACCAATGTACCTTGGAGTTAAGGCTGTAATTGCTAAGTCCTTTGCGAGAATTCACCACGCTAACCTTATCAACTTCGGGATCTTGCCGCTCATATTCGTTAATCCTGAAGACTACGACAAGATTGACCAGGGTGACCTCCTTGAAATAGACCTTTCCAACTTTGCTCCTGGCGAGGACAACATCATTACAGTAATCAACAGAACTAAGGGAATCTCCATTCCTACAAAGCACGGACTCAACGAGCGTCAGGTTAACATCATCAAGGCTGGTGGCGTTCTTGCTTACGTTAAGCAGAAGTTTGAAGCGAAGAATAAGTCTAACTAA
- a CDS encoding NADP-dependent isocitrate dehydrogenase → MAKKPKIVWTKVDEAPALATYSLLPIMRNFVKHAGVEIEVRDISLAGRILAQFGLAPDDLAYLGELVWKPEANIMKLPNISASIPQLIEAVKELQSQGYDLPDFPENPQTEEEKEIRAKYDKCIGSVVNPVLRQGNSDRRIAEPVKEYAKKHPHRMGEVSPKSESYVAHMKSGDFYDHEKSVTIKKDGKIRYEFVDKNGNVQVLKEIEVGMGDVIDGTYMSRKALREFFEEVINDAKDKDILFSLHVKATMMRVSDPVIFGDAIRVYYKKLFEKHGKELEEIGFDPSKGLIDLENKLSKLPPEKQEEIKKTLEEIYKEQPRMYMVDSDRGITNLHRPNDVIIDASIPAVIKNGLKGWGPTGEVDDCVITVPDRCYATMYSEIVEDIKVRGQFDPTKVGTVQNVGLMAMKAEEYGSHDKTFFPPADGVIRIVDEDGNVLMEHEVEEGDIYRSCHTKDIAIRDWVKLAVNRAKETGYPIVFWLDHFRAHDRELIEKVREEIQKYDLEGVEWYIKPPREAMKFTLERFRKGLNTISVTGNVLRDYLTDLFPIIEVGTSARALSIVPLIAGGGLFETGAGGSAPKHVQQFVKEGHLRWDSLGEFLAFVEALKLAYKQAGGDNKRILIMADTLSKAVSKYLDNDKTPKRKVGQLDTRGSHYWLARYWAEELAAQTEDAELAKIFEPVAAALVENEEKILSEIAATEGSPKDIGGYYHPDDEKAAAAMRPSKTFNEIIDNL, encoded by the coding sequence ATGGCTAAAAAGCCCAAAATAGTTTGGACAAAGGTTGACGAAGCTCCTGCTCTGGCTACCTATTCGCTTCTTCCCATTATGAGAAACTTTGTAAAGCATGCTGGCGTGGAAATTGAAGTAAGAGACATATCTCTTGCAGGAAGAATTCTTGCTCAGTTTGGACTTGCTCCAGACGACCTTGCCTACCTTGGCGAGCTCGTTTGGAAACCTGAAGCTAACATTATGAAGCTTCCAAACATTTCTGCTTCCATTCCTCAGCTCATTGAAGCTGTTAAGGAACTCCAGTCTCAAGGTTACGATTTACCTGACTTTCCTGAAAATCCTCAAACTGAAGAAGAGAAAGAAATCAGGGCAAAGTACGATAAGTGTATAGGTTCTGTTGTTAACCCAGTTCTCCGTCAGGGTAATTCCGACAGACGTATTGCCGAGCCGGTTAAGGAGTATGCCAAGAAGCATCCTCACAGGATGGGTGAGGTTTCTCCAAAGTCTGAAAGTTACGTTGCTCACATGAAGTCTGGTGACTTCTACGACCATGAAAAGTCTGTAACTATTAAGAAGGACGGCAAAATCCGTTACGAGTTTGTAGATAAGAACGGAAACGTTCAGGTTCTTAAAGAGATTGAAGTTGGAATGGGTGACGTTATAGATGGAACTTACATGAGCAGAAAAGCTCTTCGTGAGTTCTTTGAGGAAGTAATTAACGATGCTAAAGATAAGGATATTCTTTTCTCCCTTCACGTTAAGGCTACAATGATGAGGGTTTCTGACCCTGTTATTTTCGGCGACGCTATAAGAGTTTACTACAAGAAACTCTTTGAGAAGCACGGCAAGGAACTTGAGGAAATTGGATTTGACCCAAGCAAAGGTCTTATTGACCTTGAGAACAAGCTTTCCAAGCTTCCACCTGAGAAGCAGGAAGAAATCAAGAAAACTCTTGAAGAGATTTATAAAGAGCAGCCTCGTATGTATATGGTTGACTCTGACAGAGGTATTACCAACCTTCACAGACCTAACGATGTAATTATTGATGCTTCCATTCCTGCTGTTATCAAGAACGGTCTCAAAGGTTGGGGACCAACCGGAGAGGTTGACGACTGTGTAATTACTGTTCCAGACCGTTGCTATGCTACTATGTATTCCGAAATTGTTGAAGACATTAAGGTTCGTGGACAGTTTGACCCAACAAAGGTGGGAACTGTTCAGAACGTAGGTCTCATGGCTATGAAAGCTGAAGAATACGGTTCCCACGATAAAACTTTCTTCCCACCAGCTGACGGCGTTATCAGAATTGTTGATGAAGATGGAAACGTTCTCATGGAACATGAGGTAGAAGAAGGCGATATCTACAGAAGTTGCCACACAAAAGACATTGCAATTCGTGACTGGGTAAAACTTGCGGTAAATAGAGCAAAGGAAACTGGTTATCCAATAGTGTTCTGGCTTGACCACTTCCGTGCTCACGACAGAGAGCTTATTGAGAAGGTAAGAGAAGAAATACAGAAGTATGACCTTGAAGGTGTAGAGTGGTATATTAAGCCTCCAAGAGAAGCTATGAAGTTTACTCTTGAGAGATTTAGAAAAGGATTAAACACAATTTCTGTTACAGGAAACGTTCTGAGAGACTACTTAACAGACCTCTTCCCAATTATTGAAGTTGGAACTTCTGCAAGAGCGCTTTCCATCGTTCCGCTCATTGCTGGCGGTGGACTCTTTGAAACAGGTGCTGGTGGTTCTGCTCCAAAGCACGTTCAGCAGTTCGTTAAAGAAGGTCACCTCAGATGGGATTCCTTAGGTGAGTTCCTTGCCTTTGTTGAGGCTCTTAAGCTTGCCTACAAGCAGGCTGGTGGCGACAACAAGAGAATTCTCATAATGGCTGATACACTTTCCAAAGCTGTTTCTAAGTACCTTGATAACGATAAAACTCCTAAGCGTAAAGTTGGACAGCTTGATACCCGCGGAAGCCACTACTGGCTTGCACGCTACTGGGCTGAGGAACTTGCTGCTCAAACAGAGGATGCGGAACTTGCTAAGATATTTGAACCTGTTGCAGCAGCACTTGTTGAAAATGAAGAGAAGATTCTCTCTGAAATCGCTGCAACAGAAGGTTCTCCAAAGGATATCGGTGGTTACTACCATCCAGATGATGAAAAAGCTGCTGCTGCAATGAGACCTTCTAAGACGTTCAATGAAATTATTGATAACCTTTAA
- a CDS encoding class II SORL domain-containing protein — MKVFGPEEAGKRKHTPVIEAPEKVKKDEWFEVRVIVGKDIPHPNTKEHWIEHISLWADNFLVARADFEAERAASEVVFKVKLEKSAVLTAHAYCNLHGLWHSEEVKVEVEE; from the coding sequence ATGAAGGTATTTGGTCCTGAAGAAGCAGGAAAGAGGAAGCACACGCCGGTAATTGAAGCACCGGAAAAGGTTAAAAAGGATGAGTGGTTTGAAGTTAGGGTAATCGTTGGAAAGGACATTCCACACCCTAACACAAAAGAGCACTGGATTGAGCACATTTCTCTTTGGGCTGACAACTTTTTAGTTGCAAGGGCTGACTTTGAAGCTGAAAGAGCTGCTTCTGAAGTTGTGTTCAAGGTTAAGCTTGAGAAAAGCGCTGTTTTAACTGCTCACGCTTACTGCAACCTCCACGGCTTGTGGCACAGCGAAGAGGTAAAAGTAGAAGTAGAAGAATAA
- a CDS encoding SufB/SufD family protein, with amino-acid sequence MDKKLFEIAAKEFIKVGLPEEYFTNRKFNLVVDRNKVVVRYPAPGVRSEVIETPTGVKTKVYIEPGTKLEEPVTYCFGASKSVEVQTTESEIIVGEGADVKFLVYGAMAEGIKLKHKNKLKVTVEKGARFEFLDLHYNGEDTFVELETETDAYVGENAYFRSLFKQTKGRAGKVRIVLKANVDKKGVAVFETKMMGKKDDEIYVEDVIHLNGEESRGISKSRIIAVDETKATFVGETYGNAPYCRGHIDCSEVIRGEDVVVKAVPVVVVNDQTAKVTHEAAIGSIDKKQLETLMARGLDEDEAVDVIVQGMLR; translated from the coding sequence ATGGATAAGAAACTTTTTGAAATAGCTGCTAAAGAGTTTATAAAAGTAGGCTTGCCTGAAGAATACTTTACCAACCGTAAGTTTAACCTTGTTGTTGATAGAAATAAGGTTGTTGTCAGATATCCTGCTCCGGGCGTTAGGTCTGAAGTGATAGAAACTCCAACAGGTGTTAAGACAAAGGTTTACATAGAACCGGGAACGAAACTGGAAGAACCTGTAACCTACTGCTTTGGGGCGAGCAAAAGCGTTGAAGTTCAAACCACTGAAAGTGAAATCATAGTTGGAGAAGGTGCTGACGTTAAGTTTTTGGTTTACGGCGCAATGGCTGAAGGTATAAAGCTCAAGCACAAGAACAAGCTGAAAGTTACCGTTGAAAAGGGTGCGCGTTTTGAGTTTTTAGACCTTCACTATAACGGCGAGGATACCTTCGTTGAGCTTGAAACGGAAACGGACGCTTACGTTGGGGAGAACGCCTACTTCCGCTCTTTGTTTAAACAGACAAAAGGTAGAGCTGGTAAAGTGAGAATTGTTCTTAAAGCTAACGTTGATAAGAAAGGCGTTGCCGTTTTTGAAACAAAGATGATGGGCAAGAAGGACGACGAAATCTACGTTGAAGACGTTATTCACCTTAACGGTGAGGAATCAAGAGGTATATCAAAGAGCAGAATCATAGCCGTTGATGAAACTAAAGCTACGTTTGTGGGAGAAACTTACGGTAACGCTCCTTACTGCCGCGGGCACATAGATTGCTCTGAAGTTATAAGAGGCGAAGATGTTGTGGTTAAAGCAGTTCCGGTAGTTGTTGTTAACGACCAGACTGCTAAAGTTACTCACGAAGCGGCGATAGGAAGTATAGATAAAAAGCAGCTTGAAACTTTAATGGCAAGAGGACTTGACGAGGACGAAGCTGTTGACGTCATAGTTCAAGGAATGCTCAGATAA
- a CDS encoding RtcB family protein — MKPIFIKGRIPIYVYAKELEPEVKAQIERIKDLPFFRDKIVIMPDCHAGKGCVIGFTGYFDDVVIPNIVGVDIGCGVYTYPLKAKEDEVNLRKFDAFVKGKIPTGLTSRTKNNAKKLPLSKEDKELLSEIKSILINTYKIDLQEPILQVATLGSGNHFLELGKDENGRLYLTVHTGSRNLGLRVCNHFQRKAAEYTRKAMPQIPKDLSFLPLNKGGREYLRAMKLAQKYADLNRRTILKIIVEEFFREEFDESKIIKSVHNYIDLERDMCVRKGAISAHKDERVVIPFNLTTGLIIGRGKGIRELNFSAPHGAGRKVSRRKAKEMFSVSDFQKAVEEAGVYSTTVNKDTLDEAPFAYKDPDEILEFLPKTVEIETFVKPIYNLKG; from the coding sequence ATGAAACCAATTTTTATTAAAGGCAGAATTCCTATATATGTTTACGCAAAAGAGTTAGAACCAGAAGTAAAAGCACAAATAGAAAGAATCAAAGACCTGCCGTTTTTTAGAGACAAAATCGTCATAATGCCTGACTGCCACGCCGGCAAAGGATGCGTTATCGGATTTACAGGTTACTTTGACGATGTAGTAATTCCAAACATTGTCGGCGTTGACATAGGTTGTGGAGTTTACACCTATCCGTTAAAAGCAAAAGAGGATGAAGTTAACTTAAGGAAATTTGACGCATTCGTTAAAGGAAAAATCCCCACCGGCCTCACCTCCCGCACCAAAAACAACGCAAAAAAACTCCCCCTCTCAAAAGAAGACAAAGAATTACTCTCAGAAATAAAGTCCATCCTCATAAACACCTACAAAATAGACCTTCAAGAACCAATCCTTCAGGTAGCAACGTTAGGAAGCGGAAATCACTTTTTAGAATTAGGAAAAGACGAAAACGGCAGGCTTTACTTAACAGTTCACACAGGCTCAAGAAACTTAGGATTAAGAGTTTGCAACCACTTTCAGAGAAAGGCAGCAGAATACACCAGAAAAGCGATGCCTCAGATTCCTAAAGACCTTTCATTCTTACCCTTAAATAAGGGCGGAAGAGAATATTTGCGAGCTATGAAATTGGCTCAAAAGTATGCAGACCTCAACAGAAGAACGATACTGAAAATCATCGTTGAAGAATTTTTCAGAGAAGAATTTGATGAATCAAAGATAATCAAAAGCGTTCACAACTACATAGACCTTGAAAGAGATATGTGCGTAAGAAAGGGAGCAATTTCAGCCCACAAGGACGAAAGAGTAGTAATACCCTTTAATCTGACGACAGGCTTAATTATCGGTAGAGGAAAGGGTATCAGAGAACTGAACTTTTCCGCTCCTCACGGAGCAGGCAGAAAGGTAAGCAGGAGAAAAGCTAAAGAAATGTTTTCCGTTTCAGACTTTCAGAAAGCTGTTGAAGAAGCAGGCGTTTACTCTACAACCGTAAATAAAGACACCCTTGACGAAGCACCCTTTGCCTACAAAGACCCAGATGAAATCCTTGAATTCCTGCCGAAAACTGTGGAGATTGAAACCTTCGTTAAACCGATTTACAACTTGAAAGGATAA